The nucleotide window AAGAGGAGTTGGAATCCTGATAGTGTAAAGATAGAAAATGGCTTACAGAAGTACATCAATACAGAGAGAAAATACACAAACTGCAGTCACCAGAAAAACCATCAGTCACCTTGCAAACTTTGAAAGAACAATTTTTATCAGTTTCTCCTCTACACCACCTAGAATGTGCTGAAGCTGAAGCTCCAAGACTAACAACTGACATCATTCAATTAATAGCAATGAAAGCAGTATGTTAATATGTATACTCATCCAAGCCACTATGGCCTATGCTTTATCTTACACAACTAGATACTCCAATGCCTTGGCCCGAATTTCATCCACATTCTCATTAGTAAGGTCAATTTTGCCCCATTGGCACCTCAACTCAATTGACTACCTCCATCAACACCTTTAGCAACTTACTATAGGACAAGTCTACAATATCTCCACCATCTTTAATTGAATTAGGAATATGTATTGTGGATAACAAAACACAATCCTAGCTCAAAGAAAGGCCATTCCTATACCTAACCGTAACTGCATAACCTCCTGGCTGATACCATTATCACCCATTGTTGCCATAATTGAGAGATCTCAATCTTTCAGTGCCGATATCATAAAACTCTCATCTTATAATGAACAAGTTTCACTAATTTCAACCTGACAACTATCTCAATGCTTTCGTAAATGCGAAGAAACGGACCTAATTGTGTTGTATGAAAATCATTTAGTCCATGGATTTTCCAACACCTAATAATGCCATCATGAGAGGAGGAAGAATTGATAAAAGAAGCAAATTCCAGACAAATTAACTTCTAATTTCAACTAGTCCATGGATCTACTCATCCAAACCATTTAGTAGCAGAACAACATTACCGAATTCAATTACTCCAAGTTCAGTCATCGAGCAACAGAGGAGCAGACCCAATCTCCTCATTGAGTATAATATTTATGACAGGAGAATACAAATACATACTTTTGGCCTTCAATTGTAGCACAGAAAGAACCACTAGAAAGAAGAAACTCGGTTCATTAAATTTCCTTCGACAGAAGTTTTCATCTCATTGGCTTTAACAAGAATGGTATTTGTATATCAgaatacaaacaaaaaaaaaatcagcttccTATTATAGTTAAACTATGGAcaacaccaaaaacaaaaacaacaaacgaaataaaacaaaagaaaaaaggagaaaagaagttgaTAACATAAGTGTATAAAAGAACTCATTAATGTACTTTCAGGCCAGACTCATTACACACTATACCAAACCTAGTTAACCATTACCTAGGGTCCAACACTCAAGCACCTGGTCTAACAGCAATTAAAACAACCATCGACAATCAAGACTTTTGCAGAAACAATTCAAATATAAACTCTAGGGTCCATTCTGCTAATAAGTAACTGATGGAATACCACTACACATTACCTAAAGTTGGTCATATTTAAGGATTGACCACAAACAAAAGTTCTTCCAAATCATGATATAGTTGTATTCAGGCAGGCTCTAAGGAATTAGAAACCGACAATTCATCTCTTAACTATTTGACATTCATCTCTTAACTATCACTTTTTGTTATAATAATCCACATGGAAGGACTGATTCCATGTCTAATAACAAAGTTTTCAGAAACTAAATGCTTTCATTATTGATACGGGGAAAGCCAGGAAGATGAAAACACTAGAGTGATATAAAAATTGATGAAAAATGACTAATCTGATATTGATATATAAATCCGGAACAAAATTGAGCGTTGACAGAGTATTATTGAACAGAACTCATCATTTTACCCAATGGAGAAAACGAGAAAGTACAGACtagtattaaaaataaaataaacataaaagaacaagaaaagattGACATATTTTCACAAGAATCTAATCTGAATCTATACATACCCCATTTCTATTGCAGCACAAATATGCAGCCAGCCCATCCAACAACACCAACACCGGAAACAATGACTATCCTATGATGCAACATAATGTGAGAGCCTAGCGGCCATGTTAGCAACTTGTGATTGCATCTGCACGGCCCTGACCTTGGCCGCTGTAGCCCGGTGAAAGAATTGCTCCCTTGACAGCAACCTGACAGTCCTCAAGTACTGATCAAATGGAATAGCCCCATCCTGCACAGCCTTATCCAACGAATACACAACATCTTCTATAGCCAAATCAGAGGCTGTACACTCCAACATCTGCTTCGAAAGCGCATCCACACACTGGAAAGCATCGTCAACATCCACACCGCCATCCTTGGTCTTGCCCTCGTTCTCTCTCAGCCATCCCTCCAGAACATCAGAATTCATCAGAACCATCTGCAATTGCTGCTCCAGACCCTCCTTCTCGTCCAGCATCTCCTTCAAGCCTTTCCCGAGCTGCTCCGATCGCTGCCGCAGCGCCACCTGCGCATTGAAAAGGCCGTCCATTTCGGCCTCCCTCATCTTCCTCAACCCGGCCATGTCCCCGTGCACCATCTCCACAAGCTTATTGATGGCATTCCGCTTGTACACCTCCGTCGGATCATCGGTCTGAACCCGAGAGAACGACGCGCCGCTGCCGTACGGCGACGGGGGGTACGTCCTGGTCGGCGGAATCACCGGCCGAGCATAGCTTCCGGAAGAAGAATAACTCGAATTCGACAGAGTCGGCGACAGATGatggctagggttagggttagggtttggatTCGGAGGCGGATTGGGCCGGCGCTGTGAGGAGTAGAGCGGCGGGTCACGGCCAAAGTAGTCGCTGAGCTGGCGAGTGAGGTCGAGGAGATTGGAGCTGGGGAAGACCCAGTCCTGGAGATAAGGGATGGAGACTATGCCGGAGGGGTCGACACAGGGATGAGGGCGCTTGATGACCATGTCGCGGGTGGGGTTGACGTAGACGCAGGGAGCGGAGCGAGGGTAGGAGTCGATGAGCCAGAAGACGACGGGGATGTTGTAGGTGACGCCCTGGTAGGTCATCGGGACGGTGCCGTCGACCTGAAGGAGGTTGACGGTGCGGCCGTTGTTGTGGGTGAACGTCGCCGTTTTGGGCTCAAGGGAAGGGTAGGAGGAGATGAGAGCGACGAGGTGCTGCCGGATGAGCCATTTGAGTTCTTCGGCGTAGGGGAGGGCGGAGGGGCCGCGCTGCGAGAGCACGCTGTTCAGGAACGTCGCCGTCTGTTGCTCCGATTGCGGGGATGCCATCGGATTCGGGTGGGATTGATTTTGCCGGATTCGGATTTTCGGGTGGGATCGGTGAGTTTTGGAGAGATGGGGGAACGCGGAGTCGATTGCTTCCTGGAAAAGAAGAGAGGGTATCGTGTTGTTTCGTTGTTCAGCTTTTGACTTTGGAGGACTACTAGAAACTTGAAACGGTCTCAATATGGTGGAAAAGCATAGGTGAAAAGCACGCCTCACACCGATCACAATCCTTTTACACCATACATATCAAATTCTACTGTGTAATACATCAAATAAGGAAAAACATCAAGGTTATGTACCAACCTTGGGCTTTATTTAGTATAGAAATTAGTATACCAAGTGTGCTCCTATCTTTTTATTTTGGTGTTATGCAGTTAACTTTTCCTTTATCCTTTCGTTATCTTttcatcttaaaaaaaaaaaaaaaaaccgacaaAGCATAGTGGGCTCATACTTCTGAGTTTATTCATTTGACATATTGCAGGTAAAAGTCCTCGATATTCGAAGGTAAACAGTTAATTttcactattcataatttccatcatttccagaaaagatttaattgttatttgCAAAATAGTAAAGAGTCAGCAGATGAAACAGAAAAGTTAAGGAAGTTAAAAGATTATAGATCAAGGCTTAAAAGATAAACTCCCGATTACTGAGATATTATCTTCATAGTTCAAAAAAGAATTTATAAAGCCGAGAAAAATATTAAAGATATTAAATATACTcttaaagagaaacaaaaacctgTTGATTATTTGAGTAtcggttagatccgcaaatcattggtatcagagcttgctgAAAAAGCTCAAAAAGGAATCCCcgatggggacaatgtctgaattaatattagaaaagttgaattctctattaaaatcttctgatgagaaacatcagaatcTAAtaaaagaattatctagatgtcaagatcatctagaaaaagtaCCAGATATAATctcccaattagaaaaattggaataCAAACtatattatatcaaagaacttcctaaAAGGAAAGAATAACAGCTAACAAGTGTTGGCAGAAAAATCAGTGAACAGCAAGaaatgctggattctatgaaaaacttACTAAAGGACAAGAAGAAGCTTCTTGTAATccaagaaagctaatggattcagaTTATTAGAAAAGTCTTAGAAGAATCCTACTCCAAATATGATTTTTGTAAAACCTTCTACTAGTCTAACTAGTATCAAatatgaaaaaccaaaacactTGGTAGCAAGAGATGTCAAGATGATGaacatctttggaaaaaagaaaggagtacaactcctgaatgcagaagaatttgaatacaatgaaatagaACACGAGGTGAAAAATTCAGCAATTCTAAAATTAGATTTCAAATAGATCTataaaagaggaaagtttgaattgatggactgccatcatttcaaattattgaaatttACAACTCCTTCCACAACAGGAGAAATGAATCTCTTAATGATCATTCCTTAAGAAGTTGCTAAAGCTAAAGcagaaaattatcaatttatggaTGTTGGATCAGTCCAAGTTGGCATAAAACTCCTTGCTAGAGAAgacataaactgttcagttctatgtgtcttacaagacaatagactaacaaattttcaagctagtctattaggaacacttgaagcatctttatgcaatcaagtagcGTATTTCAAATGCTTTCCCAATTTCTCAACAAGCTTGAAAGATGTTGCTCACTGTCTGAGACTGAAaatcaagacagatggcataaccatgaaagaaaatatgcaagaacttgcaatagtatacagaatatactataaactgatgagtaccacagtagaaccCAAGAaaaggatatcaaatatcccaggtcttactactggatttctCACCAGTCAGAAAAACCATTCACAATAAATTCACAAAGTTAcgtggaatgaagtaacttttcctattgaatgaaaattatatgGTCCAAAGAAACCACCAGAAAACGCAAAAGCAGCAATCTACAAAAGTAGAAAGACTAGAGACatcagtctaaaatttgatGATAGAAGAAAAAGTGATCTATGTCCTGAAATTATCAGGATAAACAGAAATTTCAGAAGATGCAACATTACTAGAGAAGCGAGTACTAGCGGCACCAAATTTGTTTAGAAGAACCAACAGATTCTATTACTAAAGAAGAACTATAAGTTGATCTAagaccagtaaatatgcttagagcagaaaagctctatgaactctatgatgaagcaAAATCTTGCAAAAATACTGAACGACTAGAACAACTaatcaaataaatgaaaattttcaaaacaggaaaggtaagaaaagtcattccttatcaagatatagaaatggaagacggagaaagctccaattccaaaactttcatcatcagagaaaaggaaaaactgAAACTCCCTATACAAAAAACCCTTACaggcaaaaaagaaattctcaaCGATTTATCCCATAAGACAATATGCCTAGGGTGCCAATCACAAATTATGGTATATGGCTAAATCTAAagctctagataaaagaaaagctattgaccaatgggtagatagccccATGATGGCTGCTGCTctcacccttggaaaatttgaagcaccagatcttcaaGTGTATTTTGAAACTACCCTCACGGAAGTACCCAAAAAATACTACTTGTCTTTCAAGTAAACTGACAGAGGAAGAGAAGGTTAGAAGAGATAAAAATCTCAAAGTCTCCATATGATTTTACGGTACCCTTatatgatcagttctgtggagatctctcaaacaTAAGTGAAAAGGCCAAAGAAGCAACCAAATCAAACAtttatgctctcaaaatttgtgacatgagatgtaataccccgaaaattcgttattattttccaaggattttccggaatctaaattgttgTTATCGGaaggtttcgtggctcgtggacagagcggaagtgtttcggacgaattaattatttgaaaagtatggttttaggggaatgcaaaggttgactttttatacattgggaTTCTCTAAAATCTTCTTTCACGAGAGTcatagagcgtgtcgatacgagttcatggacatgcggaacgctagaatcggagttcgtatgaagaagttatgggcttcagaaaaactttccattttggtataaaaggacgaaaaTTTCTGGAATTTGCAAAAAATgccagatttccaaaaacggaaccccagctctgtttctctctccccgagcccGAGTCGCCTCTCCACTTCGCCAGcttcgttcttcctcctccggccaccatcagACACGATTAATCCAAGTGGGTTTTCTTCGCCTCAACCTCCTCTACACATTTGTGGAAGTGATTCTTCATGATTCGATCTATGGTGGACGCTGCAAGACAGAGAAGAAGCCATCTCGGGGACGAAATCGCCTTCGTCGAAACTGGAGATTCCAGCCACCTTTGCctgtgattcttgagggcttttggagctcggaggacgtagatgctttccacaaggtggcttgcatcgattcaacttgtggaggtcgaattttggaattgaaattctaagGTTTCAATCGGGCCGATTTGTTCTAAGGTGCTTGACAAAGTGCGTTCTGTaagtagtctagtggtgtgaagacgcagcgggtgtttcgaggtgagtaatctcacaatgttcatttacgaacgaaattacctttattgttttgagagttatttagttaactgcaaactatagttggtattggtgtcattcctgagtgaatgaccacgtgtgtatatatatatatatatatatatatgtgaaataTGCATATTCTTGTGGATTGAGGGGAATtaagcaataggtattgatgagtttcattctattgttgaggcttgacttttcgggaaacattgtGTAGGAATTGGGgaattctattgtttgaaaagtgtcaagatttggtgtgtgTTGCTTAAtattttgatctaacgaccgggggtcggaagatctgagagtcacatgTGGTGATTTCTccgtttgatttgatttaacattttgggtccagagagacttgcttaatgttttgatttgACATCCGTGGAGGTCAGATGATCGGAGGTCAcagggtgacatctccttttgtgagttgagtaacttttggtctTGAGTGAcctttttgaaaggttttgatctgacgaccaaGAAGGTCTGAGGATTCGGGGTTGCTGAGAGTGACCTTAGGCATATATATCGAGACTCCACGCCTTTGGTCGGGttagtggatacgatcagttagagctctagtctgttgccattgtacatcatggggggtagcggggagctatctgatgctcatgagtacgtgttttaaaagcGAGTTTCGgggattttttcttttaaatgtcttggggggacttgtgtatcatagttaattgtcagagtttcaattattatgattttgtcacggggtgacttctgttgatttgagaatgcgttttaaaagggagtttcagggattctttcttttaaatgtcctaggggggacttgtgtatcatagttaattgttagagtttcaattattatgattttgtcacggggtgacttgtgttgatttgagaatgcgttttaaaagggagtttcggggattatTTCTTTAAATGtccggggaggacttgtgtatcatatttaattgtcagagtttcaattattatgcttttggtcacggggtgacttgtatttatttttgttgggaaaagaatgtgtgttttgggaaaacagggtgtgtgttTCCTTTTACAAGTTGATGGGTTTACTCCTTAGGcaagttgtgcatgtgtggttttgagttactcatatgggcttgcaaaagcttaccggttTTGTtttgtgacaacccggtgcaccattcaaactgtgtaggggttaatcctgcaggtcagggaaatcatGGCTGAACCTGAGGTGGCGTGCTGGTAGCATTACTGtaggaagtcaattttgtgactttaccgttataaagacttccgcttgtagtgaattctgaggagcatttacattttattttgttggtgacaatttaatttgtaagcttgtgtgatatataactctttggagagCGAGTGTACATTgattttgagggttcagggcatcagtatgtacttggtttaaaggaaaaaagttttcaggtattttgtgtTGATGGCTGAAcaatcacgcatgtataattatgggattatatatcgatttttatttgtgctaaaaatcaggggcgtgacatgagatattttgaagagtaTCTAAATGAATTCCAAGAATACTACTGTACAATAGGTGAACTGGAAAACACTGATCTAGTAAACCTATTATACATGAAACTTCCTGAACCATAGAGAACATCtatgagagaaagcatagctgaaaaactaattgaaagattttcagttggaggaattgccgatagaatcaagcaattactaaaagaacaaCGCAAAGCAAATCTTAGAGCCAAAATGGCCAAGAAACatctcaaaggagttgaaaacttCAGTTATGGAATACTAGATATGCCTACCAACTAGGGATGTCATGAATCTAAATttcataagaaaagaaaagaaaaatattacttgaAACGGTTcaaaaagaatgaaaacaaaaaaaaattgaaagtttaaGAAAAGCTCTAACTTTAAGAAACAGGATAGAGatcccaaaaaagaaattcttcaagaaaaagaagaatcaccaaACCAACCATCAGAATAAACCACAAAAGAAAGCATGCAGATGTTGACTGTGCAAGGCTGAAGAACATTATGCTAATGAATGCCTAGAGAAAATTAAAAGATATACAAAAGCTTTATTTGAAGAATACGAACCTATAGTATTAATAGCGAATATGAAAGGCTATGAAATAGCTTATTCTGATGAAGAATATGATAACAGGTCAGTATACTTTACCTAGTCTGAAGGAGAATTCTCATCTGACATCGAGCTGCTACAAACCATTCCCGCGAACATGAGTGGAAACGTGCCCGTCAAACTGGACACTTGGAAAATTCGGCGGTAGGAGAGGATGCT belongs to Rosa chinensis cultivar Old Blush chromosome 4, RchiOBHm-V2, whole genome shotgun sequence and includes:
- the LOC112197713 gene encoding protein ELC-like, coding for MASPQSEQQTATFLNSVLSQRGPSALPYAEELKWLIRQHLVALISSYPSLEPKTATFTHNNGRTVNLLQVDGTVPMTYQGVTYNIPVVFWLIDSYPRSAPCVYVNPTRDMVIKRPHPCVDPSGIVSIPYLQDWVFPSSNLLDLTRQLSDYFGRDPPLYSSQRRPNPPPNPNPNPNPSHHLSPTLSNSSYSSSGSYARPVIPPTRTYPPSPYGSGASFSRVQTDDPTEVYKRNAINKLVEMVHGDMAGLRKMREAEMDGLFNAQVALRQRSEQLGKGLKEMLDEKEGLEQQLQMVLMNSDVLEGWLRENEGKTKDGGVDVDDAFQCVDALSKQMLECTASDLAIEDVVYSLDKAVQDGAIPFDQYLRTVRLLSREQFFHRATAAKVRAVQMQSQVANMAARLSHYVAS